A portion of the Chondrinema litorale genome contains these proteins:
- a CDS encoding PAS domain S-box protein: protein MAHEEHNKDQNFSEGLANESQEISENKQKVSTSTSYSNSYSDQLIAAISKSNGMVEFDMDGIILNANKLFLDIIGYSLEEVKNRHHSTFCDPIYANGEEYKEFWEKLGRGEFDKGVYKRLTREGKDVWLEATYNPIRDKNGKLIRVVKFAQDVTEQYRRTQEDEAKLKAINSSNASVEFDLDGHVLAANDKFLQLMEYDFKEVYGKHHRIFCDQEYTASREYEAFWMKLSQGVHDEGEYKRITKSGREVWLNATYNPVYDLDGKLVKIVKYAVDISEQVHLQLEITRTKTELESRISGFNTAALMSETDLYGNITFVNDKFCEIAGYTQEELIGKPHSIVRHPSTPKAVFKELWETIKSGRIFQAEYRNKKKDGGHYWVNATIAPVLDENGKPVKYIGIRFDVTKQKDQQLEIARTKTELESRVSGFNTAALMSETDIYGTITFVNEKFCEVAGYTQEELIGQPHSIVRHPSTPKAVFKELWETIKSGRIFQAEYRNKKKDGGYYWVNATIAPVLDENGKPIKYIGIRFDITKQKDQELEFKGMLDGIGETSAMVEFNMDGTIDEVNQKFIETIGYSEEELKGKSHKTLCTPEYAESTEYKQFWVNLRQGKPDKGVYKRVKKDGSEIWLEATYNPIQDVDGNFYKVVKYAQDVTMRRLANSENRGKLAAISQSNLVAEFNLEGNIIYINDAFLKQTGYREEELLGKHHRTLCLSEYTNSPEYKEFWARLKNGQFDKGVYKRVKKDGTEMWLEATYNPIADDEGRLMKVVKYAQDVTERRLTNSENRGKLAAISSSNLVAEFDLDGNVIFANDSFLSNMGYSQDELLGKHHRTLCLPEYTNSLEYREFWAKLRKGQFDKGVYKRVTKGGAEVWLEATYNPIADDEGNLMKVVKFAQNVTKRRLNNSENRGKLAAIDKSSGSIEFNMAGEITSVNDNFINLLGYSREELVGWHHSMLCDPEYASSDVYKQFWNRLNRGEFIGGEFQRVGKGGKEIWIQATYNPIKDDDGNLLKVVKYAQDVTDFKVSFNALSTFLDELTKGNFDSELDLKNLNMSGDLANMIQNNLELRDNLKTIISEIQRVVVLAGNEGNLQERLNEEGREGAWKDLIGSINELLRSISEPVMDIQEIIDALSKGDLTHKYSGKAAGEIEKMITGLNSAMLNLNTLLRDIEQSSETVGTSSILMQNKFEKMQENTREVILAIKQISEGMQEQVARTDESSKLVDGILRSSETMGNKSDIINKSAETGMTNSQSGMSIIEMLVKNMTEISTSAKSTSVTIDVLTSRSEEISRTLNVITDIAQQTNLLALNAAIEAARAGDAGRGFAVVAEEIRKLAEDSRKSAVDIDRVVKDVQKDVSSASRAITQMEDNVNNGNEATIKAEKVFDNILKSSQETFDLSKEVLDAANNQKEAISVIAKNIERIVAVSEETAQGTEEVSAAAEDLNTAMIEVGGAANSVSEVSNKLKDGISRFKLEE, encoded by the coding sequence ATGGCACACGAGGAGCATAATAAGGATCAAAATTTTTCAGAAGGCTTAGCTAATGAGAGCCAAGAAATAAGTGAAAATAAACAAAAGGTTTCAACTTCCACATCATACAGCAACAGTTATAGTGACCAGTTGATAGCTGCTATCTCCAAATCTAATGGAATGGTAGAGTTTGATATGGATGGAATAATACTAAATGCCAATAAGCTTTTTCTAGATATAATAGGCTATTCTCTAGAAGAGGTTAAAAACAGGCATCATAGTACTTTTTGTGATCCTATTTATGCTAATGGTGAAGAATATAAAGAGTTTTGGGAAAAACTGGGCAGAGGTGAGTTTGATAAAGGAGTATATAAAAGGCTTACTCGCGAAGGAAAAGATGTGTGGTTAGAGGCAACTTATAATCCGATTAGAGATAAAAATGGTAAGCTCATTCGTGTAGTAAAGTTTGCCCAGGATGTAACGGAGCAATACCGTAGAACTCAAGAAGACGAAGCCAAGTTAAAAGCAATTAACTCCTCTAATGCATCCGTTGAGTTTGATCTAGACGGACATGTCTTAGCTGCCAACGATAAGTTCCTCCAATTAATGGAGTATGATTTTAAAGAAGTTTATGGCAAGCATCACCGTATTTTCTGCGATCAAGAATATACAGCTTCTAGAGAGTACGAAGCTTTTTGGATGAAACTTTCTCAAGGTGTGCATGATGAGGGAGAATATAAAAGAATTACAAAGAGCGGAAGAGAAGTTTGGTTAAATGCAACCTATAATCCGGTTTACGATTTAGATGGTAAACTGGTTAAAATAGTTAAGTACGCTGTTGATATTTCAGAGCAAGTTCACTTACAGCTCGAAATTACTAGAACCAAGACAGAGCTTGAAAGTAGGATTAGTGGTTTTAATACTGCAGCTCTAATGTCTGAGACAGACTTGTACGGTAACATCACCTTTGTAAACGATAAATTCTGTGAAATAGCAGGTTATACTCAAGAAGAACTTATTGGTAAGCCACACAGTATTGTAAGGCACCCCTCTACGCCTAAAGCTGTATTTAAAGAATTATGGGAGACCATTAAAAGCGGACGCATATTTCAGGCAGAGTATAGAAATAAGAAGAAAGATGGCGGTCATTACTGGGTAAATGCTACAATAGCTCCGGTATTAGATGAAAATGGCAAGCCGGTTAAATATATAGGTATCCGTTTCGATGTTACCAAGCAAAAAGACCAACAGCTTGAAATTGCAAGAACCAAAACAGAGCTTGAAAGTAGGGTAAGCGGCTTTAACACTGCGGCCCTAATGTCTGAAACAGATATATATGGCACAATTACATTCGTAAACGAAAAATTCTGTGAGGTAGCAGGTTATACTCAAGAAGAACTTATCGGTCAGCCACACAGTATTGTAAGACACCCTTCTACACCTAAAGCTGTATTTAAAGAATTATGGGAGACCATTAAAAGTGGACGCATATTTCAGGCAGAATATAGAAACAAGAAAAAAGATGGTGGTTACTACTGGGTAAATGCTACAATAGCTCCAGTATTAGATGAAAATGGCAAGCCGATTAAATACATAGGTATCCGTTTCGATATTACCAAACAAAAAGACCAAGAGCTGGAATTTAAGGGGATGTTAGATGGTATTGGTGAAACCAGTGCGATGGTTGAGTTTAATATGGATGGAACTATAGATGAAGTTAATCAGAAGTTTATAGAAACCATCGGCTACTCAGAAGAAGAACTAAAAGGAAAATCTCATAAAACGCTTTGTACTCCTGAGTATGCAGAAAGCACAGAATACAAGCAATTCTGGGTTAATTTGAGACAGGGTAAACCAGATAAAGGGGTTTATAAAAGAGTGAAGAAAGATGGTTCTGAAATTTGGCTAGAAGCAACTTACAACCCGATTCAAGATGTTGACGGGAACTTCTACAAAGTAGTGAAATACGCACAGGATGTAACAATGAGACGTTTGGCTAACAGTGAAAACCGTGGTAAACTAGCAGCGATCTCTCAGTCGAATCTTGTGGCAGAGTTTAACTTAGAAGGAAATATAATTTATATAAATGATGCTTTTTTAAAGCAGACTGGCTATAGAGAAGAGGAATTATTAGGTAAGCATCACCGTACATTGTGTTTATCAGAATATACCAATAGTCCTGAATACAAAGAGTTCTGGGCAAGACTTAAGAATGGGCAATTTGATAAGGGAGTTTATAAAAGAGTAAAGAAGGACGGAACGGAAATGTGGTTGGAAGCAACTTACAATCCAATTGCAGATGATGAAGGCAGGTTGATGAAGGTAGTAAAATATGCACAAGATGTAACAGAAAGACGCCTTACTAACAGTGAAAACCGTGGTAAACTGGCAGCGATTTCTTCATCTAACTTGGTGGCAGAATTTGACTTAGATGGGAATGTGATATTTGCAAACGATAGTTTCTTGAGTAACATGGGTTATTCTCAAGATGAGTTGTTAGGTAAACATCACCGTACATTGTGTCTACCAGAATATACAAATTCTCTTGAATACAGAGAGTTCTGGGCAAAACTTAGAAAAGGACAATTCGATAAAGGGGTTTATAAAAGAGTTACCAAAGGAGGTGCTGAGGTTTGGTTAGAGGCAACTTACAACCCAATTGCAGATGACGAAGGCAATTTGATGAAGGTGGTAAAATTCGCACAGAATGTAACTAAACGTCGTCTCAATAACAGCGAAAACCGTGGTAAACTAGCCGCGATTGATAAATCTTCTGGTTCAATAGAGTTTAATATGGCGGGTGAAATTACCAGCGTGAACGACAACTTTATTAACCTACTAGGCTATAGTAGAGAAGAATTAGTTGGTTGGCATCACAGCATGTTGTGTGATCCTGAGTATGCAAGTAGCGATGTCTATAAGCAGTTCTGGAACAGACTAAATCGAGGTGAATTTATTGGTGGTGAATTTCAACGTGTGGGTAAAGGAGGAAAAGAAATATGGATACAGGCCACTTACAACCCGATTAAAGACGACGATGGCAATTTGCTAAAAGTTGTAAAATACGCACAAGATGTAACAGACTTTAAGGTATCATTTAATGCATTAAGTACATTCCTTGATGAATTGACAAAAGGTAATTTTGACTCAGAACTTGATCTTAAGAACCTGAATATGTCTGGTGACCTTGCCAACATGATTCAAAACAACCTTGAGCTTCGCGATAACTTAAAAACGATCATCTCAGAAATACAAAGAGTTGTGGTGTTAGCAGGTAACGAAGGAAACCTACAAGAAAGATTAAATGAAGAAGGGAGAGAAGGTGCATGGAAAGACCTCATTGGTTCTATAAACGAGTTGTTGAGATCTATTTCCGAACCAGTTATGGATATTCAGGAAATTATTGATGCGCTATCTAAAGGTGATTTAACACATAAATACTCTGGGAAGGCCGCTGGTGAAATTGAAAAAATGATTACTGGTCTTAACTCTGCAATGCTCAATTTGAATACACTACTACGAGACATTGAGCAGAGTTCAGAAACTGTAGGAACATCTTCGATACTTATGCAGAATAAGTTTGAGAAGATGCAGGAAAATACACGCGAGGTAATTCTGGCAATTAAGCAGATATCAGAAGGTATGCAAGAGCAGGTGGCCAGAACAGACGAATCTTCTAAACTGGTAGATGGTATCTTAAGATCATCAGAAACCATGGGTAATAAATCTGATATCATTAATAAATCGGCAGAAACTGGTATGACCAATAGCCAGAGTGGTATGTCGATTATTGAGATGCTGGTGAAAAACATGACAGAGATATCAACCTCTGCTAAATCCACCTCCGTTACAATTGATGTACTTACCAGTAGATCAGAGGAGATTTCGAGAACTCTAAACGTAATTACAGACATTGCGCAACAAACCAACTTGCTAGCACTTAACGCAGCGATTGAGGCAGCAAGAGCGGGTGATGCAGGTCGTGGTTTCGCAGTAGTAGCAGAAGAGATTAGAAAACTGGCGGAAGATTCAAGAAAATCTGCTGTAGATATCGATAGGGTGGTAAAAGATGTGCAGAAAGACGTTTCCTCAGCGAGTCGAGCTATTACTCAAATGGAAGACAACGTAAACAACGGTAACGAAGCGACCATTAAAGCAGAAAAAGTATTCGACAACATTCTTAAGTCTAGTCAAGAAACATTTGACCTCTCTAAAGAAGTATTGGATGCAGCGAATAATCAGAAAGAAGCAATTAGTGTAATTGCGAAGAACATTGAACGTATCGTAGCAGTATCTGAAGAAACAGCACAAGGAACAGAAGAAGTGTCTGCTGCTGCTGAAGACCTTAACACTGCAATGATTGAAGTGGGTGGTGCAGCGAACTCAGTATCTGAAGTATCGAATAAACTGAAAGATGGTATTTCTAGATTCAAACTAGAAGAATAA
- a CDS encoding DUF3108 domain-containing protein produces the protein MRKYIFYIVAVLLSSSFIVKDGHQYRQIKNNSFARGERFVYEAHYLGFNGGEGVITLDEDIHKVNGRDCYKVDVHGKTTGMASWFYQVEDLWRSYIDTGAITSQKFFRDINEGKSYKLKETTLFDHKNKKGKLKQDKKGKVKVKEFKLKDYPQDMISGYYYLRTIDFDNKNPGDIINMNAVYEDTVYDFSVKYLGKEVLKTKVGKIHTFALSPIMPDNKLFDGGDAITFWVSDDRNRVPLEVKAKMFIASVRVELVDYSGLKYPFNFAED, from the coding sequence ATGAGGAAATATATATTTTATATAGTAGCTGTATTATTAAGCAGCTCATTTATTGTAAAAGACGGGCACCAATACAGACAAATAAAGAATAACAGCTTTGCCCGTGGGGAGCGCTTTGTATATGAAGCGCATTATCTTGGCTTTAATGGAGGCGAGGGAGTAATTACTCTTGACGAAGACATCCATAAGGTAAATGGCCGAGATTGTTATAAAGTTGATGTACACGGAAAAACTACTGGTATGGCCTCTTGGTTTTATCAAGTAGAAGATTTGTGGCGCTCTTATATAGATACTGGAGCCATTACTTCTCAGAAATTCTTTAGAGATATTAATGAGGGTAAAAGCTACAAATTAAAAGAAACGACATTATTCGATCATAAAAATAAAAAAGGAAAGCTCAAACAAGATAAGAAGGGTAAGGTAAAGGTGAAAGAGTTTAAGTTGAAGGATTATCCTCAAGACATGATCAGTGGTTATTACTACCTTAGAACCATCGATTTTGATAATAAAAACCCTGGCGACATCATTAATATGAATGCGGTATATGAAGATACTGTCTATGATTTTAGTGTGAAGTATCTGGGGAAAGAAGTATTAAAAACCAAAGTTGGTAAAATACATACTTTTGCTTTGTCTCCAATTATGCCAGACAACAAACTTTTTGATGGTGGAGATGCTATTACATTCTGGGTGTCTGATGATAGAAATAGAGTGCCGCTTGAAGTAAAAGCCAAGATGTTTATTGCTTCGGTTAGGGTTGAGCTAGTAGATTACTCAGGACTTAAGTATCCCTTCAACTTTGCGGAAGACTAG